The Devosia sp. MC521 genome segment TTCGTTGCCCCGGCGTGCAGTAGGTCCCGCAACTCACTGTCGCTCATGGCCGCCAGCTCGGCGTTTTTCCGCTCACGACGAATGGTTTCGATATAGGCGTCCACACGCCGCAAGGTCAGCGCCTCACGCTTGGCATTGCGCTTATTGCGATTGAGATAGGTCCAGCCGCCGCCGACCACCAAAAGCACAATGGCGATTTCGATCAAAATCAGCATGTGGCTAGCCCTCCTAATTCAGAACACATGTAGAGCGTGAGCCCCAAGGTCAAGACCGCTTCATGCTCTCACGCGCCATCACCACCAGTCCGGCCCCCACAACTATGGCCGCGCCGACGAGGGTCAACGGATCAATGTGCTCGCCAAAAACGAAATATCCAATGCAGATCGCCCACGGGATCGCCAGATAATTGAACGGCTGAATGACACTCGCCGGAGCCAGCTTGAGCGCATAGGTCATCAGCCCGTGCCCGGCGATCGTCGTGCCCATGATCGTCACGATAATGGCCAGATGCCACCATCCCATCGGTTGCCAAAAAAACACCCCGACGGCACTCGATAGCACCAAGCCAACCACCGCTGTGTAAAGCATAGAGGTCGACGCACTATCGACGCGCGTCACCTTGCGGGTGATGACGATATACACCGCATAGAGCGCGGCACTGGCCAAGAGGAACATCGTACCCGTGCCGACCGGAACCATGCCCGGACGCACAATGATCAAAGTCCCAATCAACCCCGCGCCCACGGCGAAAAAGCGGAATGGACCAACTTTTTCACCCAAAACCGGGATCGCAATCAGCGTCACCAGCAGCGGGTATATGGACGCAATCGCCTGCGCTTCGGCAATCCCAACGGAAACCAACCCGAACGCAAAGCACCAGATATCGGCGATAAGAAACACGCCGCGCGCAATCTGCCATTTCGGCGTTTTCGATTGGAAAGCTTTGCGCAGCGGCGCCTGCCGCGACACCAGCCACAGCGCAAATAAGGCAAAGCCCCAATAGCGCATCATAGCCACTTGGAAGGGCGAATAGTCCTGCACCATCAGCTTGAAGAGCGCGTCTTGAACCCCAAAAACCAAAACGCAGAAGATCGTCAGGAAGATGCCGCGCCCGATCTGATCGGTACGCGAAAAGTCTGCAGAAATGGTCATAGTCTGTACGCTCAAGAAAAAGCGTTCTGCCCCGGTCTACCGCAGAACGCTAAACATCATTATCTCAAGCAAGTGACGCAGACCACAGACGAAACCAACTGCCACACGTTGACACACCTTCTCACTATGCACCTGATGCGTTGAACTGAATCGCCGATCCGACCTATTGTGCCGTTGATGTCAAACACACCCGCTGCTTCGCTCTCGCAAAATCCCGTCGCCTTGGTCACCGGTGCCAATGATCGCATTGGCGCGTGTCTGGCCAAAACACTCGCCGCGTCAGGCTATGCCGTCATCGTGCATTACCGTTCTGATCCGGAGGGAGCCAATCGAGTTAAGTCGGAGATTGTCGCCGCCGGCGGTCGTGCCGAAGTTCTGCAGGCCAATCTCGCCGATCGCGCTCAGCGCAGCCATGTGATCGCCAAGGCAGGCGAACCCTTTGGCCCGCTGACCTTGCTCATCAACAACGCATCGATTTTCGAACGCGATAGTATTTTCGACGTGTCTGAAGAGCTTTGGGACAAGCATTTCGCCATCCACGCCGAAGTGCCCGTCTTTCTCTCGCGCGACTTTGCCGCCCAACTGCCCGCCGGGACATCGGGCAATATCATCAACATTCTTGATGAGCGCGTGCTCCACCCGACCCCGGGCTATTTCAGCTATTACCTCTCCAAAGCGGTTCTCTGGACGGCCACGCAGACCATGGCGCAAAGCTTGGCTCCCGCCATTCGCGTCAACGCCATCGGCCCCGGCCCCGTCCTCCCTAATGCCCGCCAGACACAAGCCGAGTTTGAAGAATCGCTCTTGCGCCTTCCCCTTCACACCAGCGCTGGCCCCCAAGAAATCGCTGAAGGGGTGCTCGCGATCCTCTCGATGCGCTCCTACACCGGTCAAATGCTGGCTCTCGATGGCGGCGAACACTTAAGCTACCTGCCCGAAAGTGGGCTCACGCGACGCAAATGAGCACCGACCAGACACCTCAGGCGGGCCCGGAAGTCATCAAGGCTTTCGTGCGCACGCTACCTTCTGCACCCGGCGTCTATCGCATGCTCGATGCCGAAGGCGCCGTCATGTATGTGGGCAAAGCGCGCTCGCTAAAGTCGCGCGTCACCAATTACACGCGGCCTGAGGCCCTGCCCGTTCGTCTGCAGCGCATGATCGCCGCGACCGTCAGCATGGAGTTCGTCCGCACCGAAACCGAGTCTGAGGCCCTTCTGCTTGAAGCCAATATGGTCAAGCGCCTGCGCCCTCGGTACAACGTGCTGCTGCGCGACGATAAAAGCTTCCCCTACATCATGATCGCCACCGATCACGAAGCGCCCGAGCTCACCAAACACCGCGGGGCCAGACGCCGGAAGGGGCACTACTTTGGCCCATTTGCCTCGGCCAGCGCTGTTAACCGCACCATAGCCAGTCTTCAGCGCGCCTTTTTGCTGCGCAATTGCTCTGACAGTTTTTACGCCGGGCGCACACGTCCGTGCCTGCAATACCAAATCAAGCGCTGCGCCGGTCCCTGCACTCGTGAAATCAGCCTTGAGGGCTATGCCGGCCTCGTTGAGGACGCGCGCCTTTTTCTCACCGGCAAGTCACGCGCCGTGCAGGACCACTTGCAAAAAGACATGGCGCAAGCCGCCGAAGACCTCGATTTTGAGCGCGCCGCCGTCATCCGCGACCGCTTATCGGCCTTGGCCCTTATCCAGTCGCAGGGCGACTCGACGGCGCAATCGGTCGAAGAAGCTGACGTCTTTGCCATCCACCATGAAGGTGGCCAGTTCTGCGTGCAGGTGTTCTTCTTCCGCGCATTCCAAAACTGGGGCAATTATCCTTACCGCCCCAAGGCCGACATCACCCTCACGGACGAGGAAGTGTTGGAGAGCTTCCTCATCCAATTCTACGAGGACCGCCCGCCGCCGCGACTGATCCTGCTCAGCCACAATTTGGCCGAAACAGAACTGCTCGAAGAAGCTCTCGCCACGCGTGCGGGCCGCAAGGTTCGTATCGAAGTGCCGCAGCGCGGCGAGAAAAAAGATCTCGTCAATCACGCGCTGCAAAACGCCAAGGAAGCCCTCAGCCGTCAACTTGCCGAGGGTGCCTCAAACCGCAGCCTGCTCGAAGGCGTGGCTGAAGCCTTTGGTCTTGAGCGCGTGCCTCGCCGCATCGAAACCTATGACAATTCCCATATTTCGGGCACCAATCAGGTGGGTGCTATGGTGGTTGCGGGTGAAGACGGCTTTTCCAAAAAGCACTATCGCACCTTCAACATCAAATCCGACATCGCGCCGGGCGACGACTTTGGCATGATGCGCGAAGTGCTCACCCGCCGCTTCTCTCGGCTCGCTGTTGAAAGTGAAACAGACGCTGAAGACGATGCCACTGGCATGCCAGATTGGCCCGATGTGGTCTTCATCGACGGTGGTGCAGGCCAGCTGAACGCCGTCAAGGAAGTGATCGCTACGCTCAACCTGCCCAAGGAAGTGACCTTCATTGGCATCGCCAAGGGCGAAGACCGCGACGCCGGGCGCGAAAAATTCCACATGGAAGGTCGCGAGGCTTTCATGCTGCCCCACCGCGATCCGGTCCTCTACTATGTGCAGCGTATCCGCGACGAAGCCCACCGCTTCGCCATCGGGACTCACCGCGCCAAGCGCAAGAAAGATCAGATCAAAAATCCGCTCGACGAAATCGACGGAATTGGTCCCACCCGCAAGCGTGCCTTGCTCAATCATTTCGGCTCGGCCAAGGCAGTTTCCCGCGCATCGCTTGCAGATTTACAAGCCGTTCCAACGATTTCTGCCGCCATCGCCCAGCTGGTTTACGACCATTTCAACCAGGCCTAGGCCTTATACCAAAGCCGTAATCAGGCGCGGCGTTTAGGACTCGACAAACCCGCCGCGCCTCATCTACAAATTGTGCCATGATCAACGCAGCAACCTTTTACTGGTACTTTAGCTATCCGCTCCCGGCGGAGGCTATCGCGCGCGCATCCTGATCAGACAAAATCAGTAAGCAAATCGCAAGCCAGCCGCCCGAACCCGAGGCGGCTTTTTTCTTGGCCGCCTTGATACAAAATCAAGAGACGCCAAATGCTTAAATCGACTGACGACCTTCGCATCACCAATATCCAGCCGCTGACCACCCCAATTGAGGTTATGCGCCAGCATCCGCGCACCGACGCGGCCACGCGCACCGTTCTCGCGGCCCGTCACGACTTCCACAACATCCTGACCGGTCAAGACGACCGTTTGGCTGTTGTTGTTGGCCCCTGCTCGATCCATGATCCCAAGGCCGCGATTGAATACGCAAAGCTGCTCGCTCCTCTGCGTGAGAAGCTCGGCGATCGTCTCGAAATCATCATGCGTGTCTATTTCGAAAAGCCGCGTACCACTGTGGGCTGGAAGGGTCTGATCAACGATCCAGACCTCGACGGTAGCTTCAACATCAATCAGGGCCTGCACACCGCCCGCGCGCTGCTTCTCGAAGTAAACAACCTCGGCCTGCCCGCCGCTTGCGAATTCCTCGACATGACCACCCCGCAATACATTGCGGACCTGGTGTCCTGGGCTGCAATCGGTGCACGCACCACAGAAAGCCAGATCCACCGCGAACTGTCGTCCGGCCTCTCCTGCCCCGTCGGCTTCAAGAACGGCACCGATGGTAACGTCAAGATCGCGCTCGACGCTGTGCTCTCCGCCTCCCAGCCACACCATTTCCTGGCCGTGACCAAGGACGGCCGTTCCGCCATCGCAGCAACTGCTGGCAACGAAGACTGCCACATCATTCTACGCGGCGGCAAAACCACCAATTACGATGCTGACAGCGTCAACGCTGCCGCAGAGCTGGCTAAGAAGAACGGCGTCAACCCGGCGATCATGATCGACGCGAGCCACGCCAATTCCTCTAAGAAGCCAGAAAACCAGCCACTGGTTCTCGGCGAGATCGGCACGCAGGTCGCCTCCGGCGACAAGCGCATCATCGGTGTGATGATCGAGTCCAACCTCGTCGCTGGCCGTCAGGATTTGGTTGAAGGTCAGGACCTCGTCTACGGCCAGTCGATCACCGACGGCTGCATTGATTGGGCAACCACCGTCACCACCCTCGAAGCACTGGCCGAATCCGTCACCCAGCGCCGCGCCATCAACTCCCAAGCCGTGGCATAAGCGCCTCGTAGAGGCCCCCTCACCCCAAAAACGCGATCCCATCCCTCCCCCTACCAGGGGGAGGCTAGGTGGGGGTGGCGCAACAGCCCCAACCTCCCCCACATCCCAGTGCCCAAACGCACCTCTCCCCTTGACCCCCGACGCCGAACCCTGTTCTCTCGCGCCATGGCACAGAACCCGCTCTTCCTCGTCCCCAACATCATCACCATTGCCCGCATTCTGGCGATCATTCCCATTGTTGCGCTGGTGATGAGCGGCGACCCGACGCTCCGCTGGGTGGCCCTTGTCCTTTATGTCGTTGCCGCCGCCAGCGATTGGCTGGACGGCTATCTGGCCCGCGCGTGGAACCAGTATTCCGACCTTGGCCGCATGCTCGACCCCATTGCCGACAAGCTCTTGGTCAATATCCTCATTGCAGCTCTGGCATGGGACGGCAGCCTCAGCGGCCTCGACATGATCCCGGCCATTGCCATCATTTTCCGCGAAACCTTCATTCCGGGTCTGCGCGAGTTCTTGGGCAATACCGCCGTCGTCCTGCCCGTCAGCCAGCTCGCCAAATGGAAAACGACGATACAGCTCGTCGCCCTCGCAGCCGTTCTGTTCGCAGGAAACGTTCCGCAAGCTGAAATCGTCGCCAGCCTTCTCCTCTGGGCCGCAGGCGTCATCACGCTCCTCACCGGCTGGAATTATCTGCGCGCCTCCTGGCCGCATCTTTCCGGCATCGGCAGAAAATGAAAATTCTCTACTTTGCTTGGCTGCGCGAGCGCCTCAATCGCGCCAGCGATGAGGTGTCTCCGCCTGCAGAGGTGGTGACACTCAACGATCTCATCGCTTGGCTCCGCGCCAATGACGAAGTGCTCGACCACGCTATGCAAAATACCAAAATTTTCAAACTCGCCCGCGATGCCAAAATAGCGGCTTGGGATACACCCATCGGCGATGCCAAAGAAATCGCCATCCTCCCGCCCATGACAGGCGGCTAAAGCATGATCCGCGTCACCACCGAAGCCTTCGATCAAGGCGCAGAGGCAAATGCCTTCATTGGCCGACACACTGAGGCGGGCGCACTCGTCACCTTCACCGGCCTTGTTCGCTCTCTGCCGTCAGACCCGATCTCGGCCCTGATCCTAGAGTGCTACGAGGAACTGGCCCTCAACCAACTTACCGCCATTCGTGACGCAGCGATCACTCGCTTCGCCCTCACCGACGCGGCCATCATCCATCGCTACGGACGCCTGGTTCCGGGCGAAACCATCATGATGGTCATGACGCTCGCGCCCCACCGTCAGGCCGCCTTCGATGGCGCGCAATTTTTGATGGACTACCTCAAAACCGACGCGCCCTTTTGGAAACAGGAAGAAACCGCGTCGGGCCTGCGCTGGGTCGACGCCAAATCAACCGACGACACCGCGCGCGATCGCTGGCAGGGCTAAAGCCCCCTTCCCGCCAAACAAAAACGCCCACCTTGCGGCGGGCGTTTTCAATTTCATTCAGCGCTACTTATTCAGCAGCAGCAGCCTTGGCCGGGTGGCTAGCAGCAGTGTAGAGCTCGATCAGCTCACGGCAGCCATTGCCCGGGGTAAAGCGATATTCGCCAACTTCCGAAACCGGGGTCACTTCTGCAGCCGTACCGGTGAGGAAGCACTCGTCAAACTCAGCCAGTTCTTCCGGCTGCATATGACGTTCGGTGACAGTGTAACCTGCGTCCTTGGCGAGCTGGATAACGGTCTGACGTGTAATGCCGTTCAGAATGCAATCCGGTGTCGGGGTGACGATGTTCTTGCCCTTGATGAAGAACACGTTCGCGCCGGTCGCTTCAGCGACATAACCGCGATAGTCCAGCATCAGCGCGTCAGCATAACCATTGGCCATGGCCGCATCCTTCGAGAGGGTGCAGATCATGTAGAGGCCAGCGGCCTTAGCCGTGTGTGGAATGGTTGCGGGATCAGGACGGCGCCACTTCGACCACTCAAGGCGAATGCCCTTGAGCTTTTCTTCGGTCGAGAAATAGCTCGGCCAAACCCAAGCCGCGATTGCGACGTGGACCTTGTTGTTGCGCGCTGGAACCGAAAGTTCCTCAGAGCCGCGCCAGACAACTGGACGCAGATACGCGTCGGTCAGGCCGTTCTTGTCAAGAACGAGGCGCTTAGCTGCTTCAATTTCTTCTGCCGAGTATGGCAGCTGCATATCGAGCGTTGCTGCCGAACGGATAAGACGCTCAGTATGCTCTGCAGACTTGAAGATTTCGCCGCCGTAGCAACGCTCGCCTTCAAACACCGAGCTCGCGTAATGAAGCCCGTGCGTCAGCACGTGAATCTTTGCGTCCTTCCAAGGCTTGAGTTCGCCGTCAAACCAGATCCAGCCTTCGCGCTGGTCCATTGGCACGCCTGCCATAGTTCCTACTCCGCAGATTTATGAGCAGCCATCCTCTTGGGTGGCCATTGCCGCCGATCATGCATAAGGGACATGCCCTTGGCAAACCCGAACACCTTTGGGATAAGACCAAGTGGAAGGCGACAGTGGAGAAACTATGCCTGCGGACGCAAACAATGTCAACAAGGCTGACATAAATTCAGCAACGCTGGAGCATGCTGACCTGCCGCTCGACATCATGGGGCTTTTCTTTTTTGCCTACAGGGACTTCACTGCCGACGCGGATGCGGTCTTGGAGCGTCAGGAATTCGGCCGCGCTCACCACCGCGTGCTTTATTTTGTAAATTTACGTCCAGGCATGTCGGTAGCCGATCTTCTCGACATCTTGAAAATCACCAAGCAGAGTCTCGCCCGCGTGCTGCGACAACTGGTGGATAACGGTTATATCGAGCAACGCACCGGACAATCGGATCGTCGCCAACGCCTGCTTTACGCCACGGACAAGGGCCGCGAGTTTTTCGCAGTGCTGTCTTCGACTCAGGCGAGCCGCATTAAATCCTCTATCGCGGCCCTCCCCCCTGACGCTGCCGACATCGTCCGTAAGTTTCTCGTTGGCATGGTCGACACCGAAGATCACCGTAAGCTCGACCAGCTCAGCCTCACGACAAAACTCAAGTAAAATGGCCCCCAAGCACTGTGCTTGGAGGCCATCGCTTATCTCTGTCTCTCGCTGGTTGCGGGCTTAGCCGCGGCCCAGCTCTTCGCTGCGCAGCTTTGCCGCTCCCACGGCCCGCTCCATCAGCGGCGTCAGACCGTCGTCGGCCATCAGCACATTGAGCGCCGCAAAAGTGGTGCCGTTCGGCGAGGTCACGTTCTGGCGCAACACGCTGGCCGGTGCCGGGTCGGCCTCCATCAACGCTGCCGAACCAATCACCGTCTGGCGCGCCAGTTTCATGGCGATGTGCTCAGGAAGCCCCTGCGCCACACCAGCTGCCGCCATAGCCTCAACCATATTGAACACATAGGCCGGGCCTGAACCCGAAACCGCGGTAACGATGTCGAGGTCGCCTTCCTTGTCGAACCACAGGACCATGCCTGCAGCCGCCAACAGCGCATCAGCCGCAGCGCGATCCTCAACGGAAGCGCCCGACCCTGCGACTGCGCCCGTCACACCCTTGCCCAACTGAGCCGGGGTATTGGGCATAGTGCGCACCACACGGTCTGTCCCCAAACCCGCCGACAGCTTTTCAATCGAAATACCGGCGGCAATGGAGAGAACCAGCGTATGTGAACCAATCACGGGCGCGAGGCTGTCCATCACGGGCCCGATCACTTGCGGTTTAACCGCCAGAACCAACACATTTGGCTGAAGACCAAAGGCTTCTTTATTGACGACAATGCCATTGTCCGCCGCCAAAGCCAGCGCTTGCTCGCTGGGGTTGGGATCAACCAACACCAGGTTCGACGCCGGAAATCCAGCCCCGAGCCAGCCTTCCGCCAGTGCCAAGCCCATCTTGCCGGCACCAACCAGCATGACCGGACCCAAATTTTGCAAATTCGTCATCAGGCTTCGCCTACCGTCTCAAACATCACATGGCTCAGAGCGTCTGCGGCTGATTTGCCAGCCCACACGACGAACTGGAACGCCTGATAATACAGATCGCAGGATTCGCTGGCCGAACGAAGCAGCGCTTCACACTGCTGGGGCGACACATCCGCGCCACCGGTGAGCAGGTGCGAATTCCGGAACAAGACGACGCCTTCCTTGTGCCAAGCGTCGAAGTGGCCAATCCAAAGTTGTTCGTTGATGAGGCTGATCAGTTGTTTGATTTCAGCGCGCCGCGCTTCGGGAACTTTCAAGTCAAAGGCACAGGCAATGTGCAGACTTTCCAGATCCTGCATCCAGTTGAACGACACATGATAGTCGCTCCACCCTCCGCGTACTGAAATAGAAATCTCGTCCGCGTCCTGACGTTCAAACGTCCAGTCGTTGATCGAAGCGATGTGCTCGACTAGGTCCACCGGGTGGGACATCCGATCGGGCTCGAATTCAATCAGAGACATGAAGTTCCGTCCTCACAAAGGGCGTTGTCATGGCGCAGCATTTGCTGCGCGTTCTGGATGCGCGTGAAGGAACTTGATCGCCGCAACCGCGACTTACGAATCGTCCTCCTAAGCAAACCCTACACTGAGCATTTGATTCAGGGCACGCGGGCCAACCGCCGAACGCCAATCTCTTGTGGATGATCCTTGGTCTTTAAGTATTAACGAGGGTTTAACAGAAATTGTGCACACCGTTTCATAATGGTGCACTTTCATCGCCCAGGAACAATTCCCAATAAAAAAGGCGCCACGTTACCGCAGCGCCTTCGCATGATCATCAATCCGCTATTGTTAAGCGGACTTACCGCGCAACTCAGCCAGTTCCTTGCGCAGAGCGTCAATTTCTTCGCCCTGCACCTGAACCAGCTCGCGCAGCGCGTCGAAATCTTCGCGCTTCACCAGGTCCATATCATTGACGATGCGCTGAGCTTGGGTCTTCACCACGGTTTCGACCTCGCGGCGAACGCCGTCAGCGACGCCAGCAGCTTCGTTCATCACACGACCCAGCCCGTCGAATAGCTTGTTGTTCTGGTTCATACTGTGTCCGTTCCCATTGGGGCATTGTTTGCATTTACTTAAGCCACCTAGGACCTAAAAACCAGAGTACCCAAGCAAAGCCCTTTGACGTGCTCAACGTCACAGGGATTGAATGGCTCCAACCGACGCGCTACCTCAGGCACTCTATTGCCACGATTGCTTGGCAAGTTTCGGTCGAACCTCGGAGAACCATCGGTGCCCTTCCCCAATATCGACCCGATCGCCATTGCTATCGGCCCTATCGCTATCCGTTGGTATGCACTGGCCTATCTCTTTGGTGTTTTCCTAGGCGCGGCCTATGGCTATTCCCTGCTCAAGAACACGCGGCTCTGGCACCGCGGCAATCCCCCCTTTGAAGCCAAAGACATTTGGGATTTCGCCTTCTGGGCCATGCTGTCCATCGTTATCGGCGGCCGCGTTGGTTATGTGCTGTTCTACAACTGGGGATATTACAGCCAGAACCCGCTGGAGATGATCAACACGCTCGATGGCGGCATGTCCTACCACGGCGGCATGGCAGGCCTGATGATCGCTGCCATCTTCTTCACGCGCTCCAAAGGCGGCAATTGGCTGTCGAGCCTTGATCTCCTCGGCGCAGTGGCCACCATTGGTATTTTCCTTGGCCGCGTCTCCAACTTCATCAATTCCGAGCTTTATGGCGCACCCACCAATTTGCCCTGGGGCGTGGTCTTCCCGACCGACCCGATGCAAGTGCCCCGTCACCCAAGCCAGCTTTATGAAGCCCTGCTCGAAGGCCTCCTGCTCTTCATCATCATCCGCATCGTCACCCATATCTTTTATGGGCTGCGCAAGCCGGGCCTCGTCGCTGGCATTTTCGCCATTGGCTATGCGCTGGCGCGCTCCTTTGTCGAATTCATCCGCCTGCCGGATGCGCAATTGGGCTATCTCAACGGCGAATGGCTCACCATGGGCCAGCTTCTCAGCCTTCCCATTCTCCTCGGCGGCATCGCTCTGGTGGTCTACGCGCTGACCCGGCGCCAAGACCCCATCCGCCCATAATCCTCTTTCTCTAGTGCAAGTGAGACGTTCAACGTGAACCAAGCCCCCACGCTTGAGCAGCAGATCGAATTCCAGATCCGCACCTCCGGTCCCATGTCGGTCGCGACTTACATGGGGCTTTGCCTCACGCACCCGAGCAAAGGCTATTACAAAAACCATGACCCATTCGGCGCCAAAGGTGACTTCATCACCGCGCCGGAAATCTCGCAGATGTTCGGCGAGTTGATCGGCTTCTGGGTGGTCAATCTCTGGCAGCAGATGAACGAGCCCAAGACGTTCACCCTGCTCGAACTCGGCCCCGGTCGCGGCACGCTGATGAGCGACGTCTTGCGCGTTGCCTGCCGCGCCCCCGGTTTCCGAGATGCGCTCGACCTGCGCCTTTTTGAAACCAGCCCTGCCCTTGTGGCCGAGCAAAAAGCGCGCCTCGAAGCTTACGATCCCAAATGGCTCGAGAACTTTGAAAATGTCGGTTCCGGCCCGATCATCATTCTTGCGAACGAATTTTTTGACGCCTTGCCGATCCGTCAGTTCGTCCGCAAAGAAAACGGCTGGCATGAGCGTCAAATCGGGCTTGATGGCGACAAGCGCGTCTTCGGCCTCTCGCCCACACCCATTCCGCCCATGTCCATGCCGCCCGGCGTGGCCGACGCCGCGATCGATGAAATCCTCGAATTCTGCTTCGGTGGCGCGCAACTCATGAGCCGCTTGAGCCAGCTGGTGAGCCGTCAGGGCGGCGCTATGCTCGCCATCGATTATGGCTACGCCCGCACCCAAACTGGTGAAACCCTGCAAGGCGTACGTCGCCATGCCTATGCCGACGTGCTTGAAGCACCCGGCGAAGTCGACCTCTCGGCTCACGTCGATTTCGAGGCGCTGGCCAGCGTTGCGCGCCAGTCTGGCCTCGCGGTCCAACCGCTCCAGACCCAAGGCGGCTTCCTCACCGACATGGGCATTAGCCACCGTGCGACGGCCCTTGCCGGGGCCAACCCCAATCTGGCGCAAGACATTCGCGCCGCCGAGCAGCGCCTCATCGGTGCCGATCAAATGGGTGAGTTGTTCAAAGTTCTTTGCGCCCACAGCCCCGGCCTGCAACCGTCAGGTTTCGGCGCATGACCCTGTCGGCAGAACACTCTCCGTCCCTTGCGTCCATGGATTGGCTCCGTCACGGCTTTTTCGGTCGCAAGGGCGGCGTCTCAACCGCCCCTTACGACAGCCTAAACGTCGGCCTCGCCGTTGACGACAATGAAGCCAGTGTTCTGGCCAACCGCCAAGCTATCGCGGTTTCATTGGGTGGTGCTCCGCTGATCGTTCTCAAGCAGACTCACTCTACGCATGTCGAGACCATCACCGCGCCCCTAACGGGCGTGGTCGAGGGCGACGCCATGGTCACCGCCACCCCCGGATTGCTTCTCGGCATTCAAACCGCCGACTGCACGCCGATCCTTTTCGCCGACCGCCAAGCGCACATCATCGGCGCCGCTCACGCTGGTTGGCGCGGTGCCGTTGAGGGCATTATCGGCAATACCATCGCTGCTATGGTTAAGCTTGGTGCGGATCCTGAGCACATTGTTGCGGCATACGGCCCCACCATTTGGGCGCAAAACTACGAGGTTGGCGACCAATTCCAGACCGATTTCCTAGCTCTGCATCCCACTGGCGACGACCTGTTTTTCACCCCAACTGGCGGAAAAGCCCACTTCGACCTACCCGGATTTGTGCAGGCACAACTAAGGGATGCAAGGGTTTCCACCATCGAGCAAGTGGGCGGCTGTACCTACGACAACCCAGACCGCTATTTCTCCCATCGCCTCGCGACCCATCAATCGCGCAAGACCGGTCGGCAAATGTCCGTAATTAGCATCTCTCTGCGATAATTTAACGACACTGGCCAAAAGTGTAGTTGTGAGTCCGAAGTTCTGCCGCTAAAGCTGCCCACGAAACTGGTTGGCCCCTGCTCCCGTGGGGCCGGTTGAGACAGGATCGCACCTCATGAAACTGGTGACTGGCAATTCCAATCGTCCATTAGCGGAAGCTGTGGCGAGCTACCTTGAGCTGCCGCTGACCGATTGCACGGTCAAGCGCTTTGCCGACAAGGAAGTCTATGTAGAAGTGCATGAGAATGTG includes the following:
- a CDS encoding SDR family oxidoreductase, which codes for MSNTPAASLSQNPVALVTGANDRIGACLAKTLAASGYAVIVHYRSDPEGANRVKSEIVAAGGRAEVLQANLADRAQRSHVIAKAGEPFGPLTLLINNASIFERDSIFDVSEELWDKHFAIHAEVPVFLSRDFAAQLPAGTSGNIINILDERVLHPTPGYFSYYLSKAVLWTATQTMAQSLAPAIRVNAIGPGPVLPNARQTQAEFEESLLRLPLHTSAGPQEIAEGVLAILSMRSYTGQMLALDGGEHLSYLPESGLTRRK
- the pgsA gene encoding CDP-diacylglycerol--glycerol-3-phosphate 3-phosphatidyltransferase yields the protein MAQNPLFLVPNIITIARILAIIPIVALVMSGDPTLRWVALVLYVVAAASDWLDGYLARAWNQYSDLGRMLDPIADKLLVNILIAALAWDGSLSGLDMIPAIAIIFRETFIPGLREFLGNTAVVLPVSQLAKWKTTIQLVALAAVLFAGNVPQAEIVASLLLWAAGVITLLTGWNYLRASWPHLSGIGRK
- a CDS encoding 3-deoxy-7-phosphoheptulonate synthase — encoded protein: MLKSTDDLRITNIQPLTTPIEVMRQHPRTDAATRTVLAARHDFHNILTGQDDRLAVVVGPCSIHDPKAAIEYAKLLAPLREKLGDRLEIIMRVYFEKPRTTVGWKGLINDPDLDGSFNINQGLHTARALLLEVNNLGLPAACEFLDMTTPQYIADLVSWAAIGARTTESQIHRELSSGLSCPVGFKNGTDGNVKIALDAVLSASQPHHFLAVTKDGRSAIAATAGNEDCHIILRGGKTTNYDADSVNAAAELAKKNGVNPAIMIDASHANSSKKPENQPLVLGEIGTQVASGDKRIIGVMIESNLVAGRQDLVEGQDLVYGQSITDGCIDWATTVTTLEALAESVTQRRAINSQAVA
- a CDS encoding DMT family transporter — translated: MTISADFSRTDQIGRGIFLTIFCVLVFGVQDALFKLMVQDYSPFQVAMMRYWGFALFALWLVSRQAPLRKAFQSKTPKWQIARGVFLIADIWCFAFGLVSVGIAEAQAIASIYPLLVTLIAIPVLGEKVGPFRFFAVGAGLIGTLIIVRPGMVPVGTGTMFLLASAALYAVYIVITRKVTRVDSASTSMLYTAVVGLVLSSAVGVFFWQPMGWWHLAIIVTIMGTTIAGHGLMTYALKLAPASVIQPFNYLAIPWAICIGYFVFGEHIDPLTLVGAAIVVGAGLVVMARESMKRS
- a CDS encoding MoaD/ThiS family protein, which translates into the protein MKILYFAWLRERLNRASDEVSPPAEVVTLNDLIAWLRANDEVLDHAMQNTKIFKLARDAKIAAWDTPIGDAKEIAILPPMTGG
- the uvrC gene encoding excinuclease ABC subunit UvrC, giving the protein MSTDQTPQAGPEVIKAFVRTLPSAPGVYRMLDAEGAVMYVGKARSLKSRVTNYTRPEALPVRLQRMIAATVSMEFVRTETESEALLLEANMVKRLRPRYNVLLRDDKSFPYIMIATDHEAPELTKHRGARRRKGHYFGPFASASAVNRTIASLQRAFLLRNCSDSFYAGRTRPCLQYQIKRCAGPCTREISLEGYAGLVEDARLFLTGKSRAVQDHLQKDMAQAAEDLDFERAAVIRDRLSALALIQSQGDSTAQSVEEADVFAIHHEGGQFCVQVFFFRAFQNWGNYPYRPKADITLTDEEVLESFLIQFYEDRPPPRLILLSHNLAETELLEEALATRAGRKVRIEVPQRGEKKDLVNHALQNAKEALSRQLAEGASNRSLLEGVAEAFGLERVPRRIETYDNSHISGTNQVGAMVVAGEDGFSKKHYRTFNIKSDIAPGDDFGMMREVLTRRFSRLAVESETDAEDDATGMPDWPDVVFIDGGAGQLNAVKEVIATLNLPKEVTFIGIAKGEDRDAGREKFHMEGREAFMLPHRDPVLYYVQRIRDEAHRFAIGTHRAKRKKDQIKNPLDEIDGIGPTRKRALLNHFGSAKAVSRASLADLQAVPTISAAIAQLVYDHFNQA
- a CDS encoding molybdenum cofactor biosynthesis protein MoaE, producing the protein MIRVTTEAFDQGAEANAFIGRHTEAGALVTFTGLVRSLPSDPISALILECYEELALNQLTAIRDAAITRFALTDAAIIHRYGRLVPGETIMMVMTLAPHRQAAFDGAQFLMDYLKTDAPFWKQEETASGLRWVDAKSTDDTARDRWQG